A DNA window from Loxodonta africana isolate mLoxAfr1 chromosome 7, mLoxAfr1.hap2, whole genome shotgun sequence contains the following coding sequences:
- the C7H11orf24 gene encoding uncharacterized protein C11orf24 homolog, giving the protein MWTVLLLVWVFCSSFSESQVASHSSGYSFPKKTQSHSVQDSPAGESAARAEDKTSERITVVIPSPVTLTKGTLVTDTNSTEVTTETMNRTEAGMTAASAGRTSRTSPRAPTGPALSVPTSASQTSSTAATRPPPLSTPPAHAPGTVATTAAPGAETVATTRPSTGSPVSRHSPSGPTTGNSTANVTSATRAQAPSTSAQGPTSQTSPGWPVVNMTSGSTPTLSATTPKPTTVPSVASVSTATTATTKAQTQEPPASTAPVPHTSPTPTAKAPSSTTQMKPNLTPSTQGTTGPVVTQTPASAGTEAAPGTAPAGPTTLSSSGDTKVPATEACPLSTQGQYLVVTTEPLALSLVNKSFLLAVLLLGVTLFITVLVLFALQAYESYKKKDYTQVDYLINGMYADSEM; this is encoded by the exons ATGTGGACAGTCCTTCTGCTCGTATGGGTTTTCTGCTCATCCTTCTCTGAAAGCCAAGTGGCATCGCATTCTTCAG GTTACTCATTCCCTAAGAAGACGCAGAGTCATTCAGTCCAGGACAGTCCAGCCGGGGAATCCGCAGCAAGGGCTGAGGATAAAACGTCTGAAAGAATAACCGTGGTGATACCTTCTCCTGTCACGTTAACCAAAGGGACTTTGGTGACTGACACCAACTCTACTGAAGTCACAACCGAAACAATGAACAGGACAGAGGCGGGTATGACAGCAGCCAGTGCAGGCCGCACCAGCCGCACGTCCCCCAGAGCCCCCACAGGGCCCGCATTGTCCGTCCCCACGTCTGCCTCACAGACTTCGTCCACAGCAGCCACCAGGCCTCCACCTCTGAGCACACCCCCTGCACACGCGCCAGGAACAGTAGCCACAACGGCAGCCCCGGGCGCTGAGACTGTGGCTACGACCAGGCCAAGTACAGGCAGTCCCGTTAGCAGGCACAGTCCTTCCGGGCCTACCACGGGTAACTCCACAGCCAACGTCACCTCTGCCACACGCGCCCAGGCTCCTAGCACATCTGCACAGGGTCCCACCTCCCAGACGTCACCAGGCTGGCCTGTGGTTAACATGACAAGCGGGTCCACACCCACCCTCTCGGCCACAACGCCCAAGCCCACCACCGTCCCCTCTGTGGCTTCAGTGTCCACCGCAACAACAGCCACAACCAAGGCACAAACACAGGAGCCACCTGCCAGCACAGCGCCAGTACCTCACACTAGCCCAACCCCCACGGCAAAGGCCCCGTCCTCCACAACACAGATGAAGCCAAACCTTACGCCATCGACCCAGGGGACCACGGGGCCAGTCGTGACCCAGACCCCTGCGTCGGCAGGGACGGAAGCTGCACCAGGTACTGCTCCTGCTGGGCCAACAACCCTCTCAAGCTCCGGAGACACCAAGGTGCCAGCCACAGAAGCGTGTCCGCTCAGCACCCAAGGCCAGTACCTGGTGGTCACCACCGAGCCCCTTGCCCTGTCCCTGGTGAACAAGAGCTTCCTCCTGGCGGTGCTCCTCCTTGGGGTGACCCTTTTCATCACCGTCCTGGTTTTGTTTGCCCTGCAAGCCTATGAGAGCTACAAGAAGAAGGACTACACGCAGGTGGACTATTTAATCAACGGAATGTACGCCGACTCAGAAATGTGA